One stretch of Brassica rapa cultivar Chiifu-401-42 unplaced genomic scaffold, CAAS_Brap_v3.01 Scaffold0028, whole genome shotgun sequence DNA includes these proteins:
- the LOC103829616 gene encoding protein SHORT INTERNODES, protein MAGFFSLGNGTGVDGGGSRQDATTTNTNNNSSPSGNESWLWCRNPNSNANAGCGDIAPSYKGTLELWQHSNNQQIIFQQQQQQRLNLYTSAAGLGVGPSNRSLIEASGGEASGLTMMRSGGGGGGPSCQDCGNQAKKDCAHMRCRTCCKSRGLECPTHVKSTWVPAAKRRERQQQLASSQHPQGENVPKRPREHFPVPAKSTSLVCTHNTLGLQVGNFPPEISSSATFQCVRVSSVDEGEDEYAYKTAVSIGGHVFKGILYDQGPAERSSSDGGSQPLNLITAGPSASSSSAKVSCNNGVVGSTSDHYIDPASLNYPTSNNSFITGTHFFSNPRS, encoded by the exons ATGGCAGGCTTTTTCTCGCTAGGCAACGGCACAGGAGTAGATGGAGGAGGAAGCCGCCAAGACGCCACTACTActaatacaaataataattcTTCTCCATCCGGAAACGAATCTTGGCTCTGGTGCAGAAACCCTAACTCAAACGCAAACGCTGGGTGTGGTGATATCGCTCCTTCTTACAAAGGAACACTTGAGTTATGGCAACACTCAAACAATCAACAAATCATTttccagcagcagcagcaacaaagGCTGAATCTCTACACTTCCGCTGCTGGTTTAGGCGTTGGTCCAAGCAACCGGAGCTTAATTGAAGCTTCCGGCGGTGAAGCCTCCGGTTTAACGATGATGAGAAGTggtggcggcggcggcggaCCCAGCTGCCAGGACTGTGGGAACCAAGCTAAGAAAGATTGCGCTCACATGAGGTGCAGGACTTGCTGCAAGAGCCGAGGCCTTGAGTGTCCCACTCACGTGAAAAGCACGTGGGTTCCTGCCGCCAAACGCCGGGAACGCCAACAGCAGCTTGCCTCCTCTCAGCATCCGCAAGGTGAGAACGTTCCTAAACGGCCGAGAGAGCATTTCCCAGTCCCAGCAAAATCTACTTCCCTTGTGTGCACTCATAACACCTTAG GGCTACAGGTTGGAAATTTTCCACCGGAAATTAGCTCATCTGCAACTTTCCAGTGTGTGCGTGTGAGTTCGGTTGATGAGGGAGAAGATGAATATGCATACAAAACAGCTGTGAGTATAGGCGGTCACGTATTCAAAGGTATTCTCTACGACCAAGGTCCGGCCGAGAGAAGCTCCTCGGACGGTGGATCTCAGCCGTTGAATCTCATAACCGCAGGGCCATCGGCCTCCTCGTCAAGCGCAAAGGTGAGCTGCAACAATGGAGTCGTTGGCTCCACTTCAGATCATTACATTGATCCTGCCTCACTTAATTATCCTACCTCCAACAACAGTTTCATCACTGGTACACACTTCTTCTCCAACCCTAGATCTTGA